In Paenibacillus ihbetae, the following are encoded in one genomic region:
- a CDS encoding MerR family transcriptional regulator, translating to MKKPLLAVKDIVQITGITSRTLHYYDRIDLLKPTHLTEKGYRLYDRSSLEKLQTILFLKELDFSLKEIADILKLPRQEQNQILKEQRQTLFLRKQRLETIMAALEEYVSGKDISSLQLFNGTSVLPLKEQYANEARFFYGETEAYKEFNETLEELSPEDKEARYQSMEDIFKQMASCIDQDPSSEEVQRLIEEWKQNLMQFMTCDAELLACIAHTYKFDARFKNYFNQYGNEDLADFLYSAIMHNINREASRGGPLSQPEDTLD from the coding sequence ATGAAGAAACCATTATTAGCGGTTAAGGATATTGTTCAGATTACAGGCATTACGAGTCGGACCCTGCATTACTACGATAGAATTGATTTACTCAAACCGACACATCTGACGGAAAAAGGGTATCGCCTGTATGACCGAAGCAGCTTGGAAAAACTTCAAACCATTTTGTTTTTAAAGGAATTGGATTTTTCCTTGAAAGAAATTGCGGACATTTTAAAGCTGCCCAGACAAGAGCAGAATCAAATATTAAAGGAGCAGCGACAAACCTTATTCTTGAGAAAGCAAAGACTAGAGACGATCATGGCGGCTCTCGAAGAATACGTTTCGGGGAAAGATATCAGTAGTTTGCAGCTCTTCAACGGTACTTCCGTTCTGCCTTTGAAAGAGCAGTATGCAAATGAGGCGAGATTCTTTTATGGCGAAACCGAGGCGTATAAAGAGTTTAATGAAACGTTGGAAGAATTATCACCGGAGGATAAGGAAGCACGTTATCAATCCATGGAGGACATATTCAAACAAATGGCGTCTTGCATCGATCAGGATCCGTCCTCCGAAGAAGTTCAGCGATTAATCGAGGAGTGGAAGCAAAATCTGATGCAATTCATGACCTGTGATGCAGAGTTGCTGGCCTGCATTGCCCATACTTACAAATTCGACGCACGATTCAAAAACTATTTCAATCAATATGGCAATGAGGATTTAGCAGATTTCCTTTACTCCGCAATCATGCATAATATCAACCGGGAAGCATCTCGCGGCGGGCCGCTATCTCAGCCGGAGGATACCCTGGACTAA
- a CDS encoding site-specific DNA-methyltransferase, protein MLRIRKRLMEGAKVALVVTDPPYNVAVESDSERLAADGRNSIMNDDMPAEEFAGFLRSVFERYSSIMEATAAIYVFHPSSYQREFEDAMNAAGIVVRSQCVWVKNAASFGWSQYRWQHEPVFYAHLRGKAPAWYGDRRQSTVWRAGLPGEPKEPATVWKVSRGDISKYVHPTQKPLELLAIPIKNSSQNGDMVVDFFGGSGSTLMTCDQLDRVCRTLELDPKFCDVIKQRYREATGIEPVLINRVNAEEY, encoded by the coding sequence ATGCTACGGATCCGGAAACGGTTGATGGAAGGAGCCAAGGTGGCCCTAGTTGTCACGGATCCCCCGTACAATGTCGCAGTCGAGAGTGATTCAGAGCGTCTTGCTGCGGATGGACGTAACAGCATAATGAACGACGATATGCCCGCAGAGGAGTTTGCGGGCTTTTTGCGTTCCGTCTTTGAACGGTATTCGTCGATTATGGAGGCGACGGCCGCTATCTATGTCTTTCACCCGTCTTCGTACCAGCGCGAGTTTGAGGATGCCATGAACGCGGCCGGTATTGTCGTTCGCAGCCAGTGCGTTTGGGTGAAGAATGCAGCATCCTTTGGCTGGTCGCAGTATCGCTGGCAGCACGAACCGGTCTTTTATGCTCATCTACGGGGTAAGGCTCCTGCTTGGTATGGCGATCGGCGGCAATCAACGGTATGGCGCGCCGGGCTTCCTGGTGAGCCAAAGGAACCGGCGACGGTCTGGAAGGTCTCCCGTGGAGATATCAGCAAATATGTTCACCCGACGCAGAAGCCGCTCGAGCTCCTGGCCATACCGATCAAAAACAGCAGTCAGAACGGAGATATGGTGGTCGATTTCTTCGGTGGATCTGGTAGCACCTTGATGACTTGTGACCAGCTCGACCGTGTTTGTCGGACACTGGAACTTGATCCGAAGTTCTGCGACGTAATCAAGCAGCGGTATCGGGAGGCAACTGGCATTGAACCCGTATTGATTAATCGAGTAAATGCTGAGGAATATTGA
- a CDS encoding LysR family transcriptional regulator, whose product MDIRDMRIFLAVASEGSFTRAAEKLEYVQSSISIRIQQLESELNTELFHRGRQGVRLTSSGEALKSYAEKIIFLTQEAERVVSDRSIPRGPLRIGSLETTTAIRLPSILAEYHHSYPDVDLVLRTGTTEELVHSVLKYELDGALVSSPGEHAELETVEIGSEELVLLSGGQTGPIHRPEQLRDLTILVFRVGCHYRRILEDWLHIKGISAKMMEFGTLEGILGCIHAGLGVSLLPRSVIERAMMKYNVYHHSISDELLRTPTVFIRRKDTFKTAAVSEFIRISRERFNDHLNEN is encoded by the coding sequence GTGGACATCCGGGACATGCGCATTTTTTTGGCTGTTGCCAGCGAGGGGAGCTTTACCAGGGCAGCCGAGAAGTTAGAATATGTTCAGTCAAGCATAAGCATAAGAATTCAGCAGCTTGAAAGCGAGCTGAACACCGAGCTGTTTCATCGCGGTCGTCAGGGCGTTCGGCTTACATCTTCCGGAGAGGCGCTAAAATCTTATGCTGAAAAAATTATTTTCCTTACCCAAGAAGCAGAGCGGGTCGTATCCGACCGTTCAATCCCCCGAGGGCCGCTTCGAATCGGATCATTGGAAACCACAACTGCGATTCGGCTTCCATCGATTCTCGCTGAATACCATCATTCATATCCCGACGTTGATTTAGTACTCAGAACGGGAACGACGGAGGAGCTTGTCCATTCGGTACTGAAATACGAGCTGGACGGTGCTTTGGTATCCTCGCCAGGCGAGCACGCAGAGCTTGAAACCGTAGAGATCGGGAGTGAGGAGCTTGTACTCCTGTCAGGCGGGCAAACTGGCCCGATCCATCGGCCGGAGCAACTGCGCGATCTGACCATACTCGTATTTCGGGTTGGATGTCACTACCGCCGAATACTCGAGGATTGGCTGCATATAAAGGGAATTTCCGCTAAAATGATGGAATTCGGAACTTTGGAGGGGATTCTGGGATGTATTCATGCCGGGCTCGGCGTGTCGCTGCTGCCTCGGTCGGTAATCGAAAGAGCCATGATGAAATATAACGTGTACCATCACAGCATCTCGGATGAGTTACTAAGAACGCCGACTGTGTTTATACGCCGTAAAGATACCTTCAAAACCGCAGCGGTATCCGAATTCATCAGGATTTCGAGAGAACGGTTCAACGATCATCTAAACGAAAACTAG
- a CDS encoding NAD(P)H-dependent flavin oxidoreductase produces MFETAITSTLNIRYPIFQAPMAGGPTTPELVAAVSNAGGLGSLGGGYLTPEQLRHAIHKIRALTDGPFGVNLFVLEQPEESDETIAQMADYLNICRKELGIPQNPPLPQYSESFEEQVQVLLEERVPVFSFTFGIPSPGVIQSMKQRGTFVIGTATTVDEAVQLELSGVDAIVAQGSEAGGHRGTFLNNGSDALIGLMALVPQICDHVSIPVIASGGIMDGRGLVASLALGAAAVQMGTAFLTSTESGAHRAHKQKILSANEDATVITCAYSGKAARGIHTEFIRGMHEYPGRIPPYPIQHVMTRDIRQAAAMANNPEYMSLWAGQGLRLAKSRSAAAIIKQTMDQANRLVNKSLHCKND; encoded by the coding sequence ATGTTTGAAACAGCGATCACAAGCACGCTCAATATTCGCTATCCGATCTTTCAGGCACCGATGGCAGGCGGGCCAACGACTCCTGAGCTAGTCGCCGCCGTTTCAAATGCAGGCGGACTGGGCAGCCTTGGCGGCGGCTATTTAACCCCTGAACAGCTCCGTCATGCCATCCATAAAATCAGAGCGTTAACCGACGGGCCTTTCGGGGTAAATTTGTTCGTCCTGGAGCAACCGGAGGAATCCGATGAAACCATTGCCCAAATGGCTGATTACCTGAACATCTGCCGCAAGGAGCTTGGCATCCCGCAAAATCCACCCCTTCCCCAATATTCGGAGTCGTTTGAAGAGCAGGTGCAGGTACTGCTGGAGGAGCGCGTTCCTGTTTTTAGTTTCACGTTTGGCATCCCTTCACCGGGCGTTATTCAAAGCATGAAACAGCGCGGAACATTCGTTATTGGCACAGCTACTACAGTGGATGAGGCTGTACAGTTGGAGTTATCGGGGGTAGATGCTATTGTAGCGCAAGGCAGCGAAGCAGGAGGACATCGAGGAACATTTCTCAATAACGGTTCGGATGCGTTAATTGGACTCATGGCTTTGGTTCCCCAAATTTGTGATCATGTTTCGATTCCCGTGATCGCATCAGGGGGAATCATGGATGGACGGGGACTCGTAGCCAGCCTCGCTTTAGGAGCAGCAGCGGTTCAAATGGGCACTGCGTTCTTGACCTCTACGGAGAGCGGCGCACATCGAGCGCACAAACAAAAGATACTATCGGCAAACGAGGACGCTACTGTAATTACATGTGCTTACTCGGGCAAAGCAGCGCGTGGTATTCATACAGAATTCATACGCGGCATGCATGAATATCCCGGCAGGATCCCTCCTTATCCCATTCAGCATGTCATGACACGGGATATTAGACAGGCTGCGGCAATGGCGAATAACCCGGAGTATATGTCACTCTGGGCCGGGCAAGGCTTGAGGCTGGCTAAGTCCCGATCTGCCGCTGCCATTATTAAACAAACCATGGATCAGGCAAATCGGCTTGTAAACAAGAGTTTGCACTGTAAGAATGATTAA
- a CDS encoding DMT family transporter — protein sequence MKEKMYFVLSMVIFGAVGVFAKYIDLSSSEIALFMSLIGGLLLFGISIITKNKASWLNIKENAFTLLLASIALSGNWVFLFQSYKETTIANAALSYYFAPVLVIVVSPIVLKEKLSLKKCLCACVALFGLVLILQSGRSGEDGNHLLGIVYGLIAATFYAILTLTNKFIRNMNGLEITVTQLLLSSVLLIAYLFIVKEKSGLFQISNDSLILILILGILHAGVGFYLFFSGMKGLEGQSIAILSYVDPLTSLLISALVIGESMTVFQIFGAILLLGSTFISEVSIKIKNSYRTKNE from the coding sequence TTGAAAGAAAAAATGTATTTCGTTTTGTCTATGGTGATTTTCGGTGCGGTTGGAGTATTTGCTAAGTATATCGATTTGAGTTCAAGTGAAATAGCTCTATTCATGAGTCTGATTGGCGGTTTGTTATTGTTCGGAATCTCAATTATTACCAAGAATAAAGCATCTTGGCTTAATATCAAAGAGAATGCTTTTACCTTATTACTTGCAAGCATCGCATTGAGCGGAAATTGGGTCTTTCTCTTTCAGTCTTATAAGGAAACAACAATCGCTAATGCCGCTTTAAGTTACTATTTCGCTCCTGTTTTGGTAATTGTGGTGTCACCTATTGTCCTTAAAGAAAAGCTCTCTCTAAAAAAATGTTTATGCGCCTGTGTTGCCCTTTTCGGGTTGGTTTTAATTTTACAGAGCGGGAGAAGCGGTGAAGATGGCAATCATTTGCTTGGTATCGTATATGGACTTATCGCTGCCACTTTTTATGCCATCCTGACTTTGACCAACAAATTTATCAGGAACATGAACGGGTTAGAAATCACGGTTACACAATTATTATTATCTTCGGTATTGTTGATTGCCTACCTTTTTATTGTGAAAGAGAAATCAGGATTATTTCAGATATCCAATGATTCTTTGATCCTTATTTTGATTTTGGGAATCCTGCATGCAGGCGTGGGATTTTACCTGTTCTTTTCCGGAATGAAAGGGCTAGAAGGCCAAAGCATCGCTATATTAAGTTATGTAGATCCCCTAACATCATTATTGATTTCAGCTCTTGTCATAGGCGAAAGTATGACAGTGTTTCAAATATTCGGAGCTATCCTGTTACTGGGATCAACGTTTATTAGTGAAGTTAGCATAAAAATAAAAAATTCTTATAGGACTAAAAATGAGTAA
- a CDS encoding ParB N-terminal domain-containing protein, whose translation MDIRVISIDQINVAAYNPRIDLQPGDPEYEKLKRSIEEFGYVEPIVWNERTGNLVGGHQRYKIIVQELGRTELSVSVVDLDDQQERLLNLALNKVSGRWDEEALARLLDELQGSGADLYLSGFDQEEIEDLVSALPEVPDIEGSVVEDDFDVGKALDDIKEPETQRGDVWQLGPHRLVFGDATDPETVDGRSQGGPSCHGSPVQCRSRE comes from the coding sequence ATGGATATCAGAGTCATCTCGATAGATCAGATTAACGTAGCTGCTTACAACCCGAGGATTGATCTGCAGCCGGGAGATCCAGAATATGAAAAGCTAAAGCGTAGCATCGAGGAGTTTGGTTATGTGGAGCCAATCGTCTGGAACGAGCGCACTGGCAACTTGGTCGGCGGGCATCAACGATATAAGATCATAGTCCAAGAGCTGGGTCGGACCGAGCTCTCGGTTTCAGTCGTTGACCTGGACGATCAGCAGGAACGGCTTCTCAATCTGGCGCTGAATAAGGTTTCCGGACGATGGGATGAGGAAGCGCTGGCAAGGTTATTAGATGAACTGCAGGGGTCCGGTGCGGATCTCTATTTGTCCGGATTCGACCAGGAGGAGATCGAGGACCTTGTCAGCGCTCTTCCCGAAGTTCCAGATATTGAAGGGTCGGTCGTTGAGGATGATTTCGACGTAGGGAAGGCATTGGATGACATCAAAGAACCGGAGACGCAGCGGGGCGATGTCTGGCAGCTCGGTCCACATCGGTTAGTCTTCGGAGATGCTACGGATCCGGAAACGGTTGATGGAAGGAGCCAAGGTGGCCCTAGTTGTCACGGATCCCCCGTACAATGTCGCAGTCGAGAGTGA